In Oryza glaberrima chromosome 8, OglaRS2, whole genome shotgun sequence, the following are encoded in one genomic region:
- the LOC127783239 gene encoding uncharacterized protein LOC127783239, with protein sequence MDDAVETAAEILVSFQNRRLVRWPEWVPRPDEKGAAAEEKKLPGWKDRRKRTSKSKPPPAILVCGLELRDSGGEKAASIPAPLPPPARKKMLFKMKVKDEPTAARGPETPPEYGAGAGSGANFSRDGVARPLPPRAVVKAEPTPAARMPESPPYYVAAAGSAPSTAGGDRRPRPRPVERAHVKTVLAAAKEAMEASSPETPLDYAATTGSGASSSGDESSRKRKAAPGAGGSGGASSSGDEGCSSPEKRPCLVAGGGAQTAAAAKAEGEKFADSMNRNDDGVLLFDLNECVDNCEDWS encoded by the exons ATGGACGACGCGGTGGAGACGGCCGCCGAGATTCTGGTCAGCTTCCAGAACAGGAGGCTGGTGCGGTGGCCGGAGTGGGTTCCGCGGCCGGATGAGAAGGGCGCCGCCGCTGAGGAGAAGAAGTTGCCGGGATGGAAGGACCGGCGGAAGCGGACTTCCAAGTCCAAACCGCCGCCGGCCATTTTGGTGTGTGGCCTGGAGCTGAGGGattccggcggggagaaggCGGCGTCGATTCCGGCCCCGCTCCCGCCCCCCGCGAGGAAGAAGATGTTGTTCAAGATGAAGGTCAAGGAcgagccgacggcggcgcgggggccgGAGACGCCGCCGGAGTACGGGGCCGGCGCGGGATCCGGCGCGAATTTCAGCCGGGATGGCGTGGCGAGGCCTCTGCCGCCACGCGCGGTGGTGAAGGCcgagccgacgccggcggcgcggatgcCCGAGTCGCCGCCGTACTAcgtcgcggcggccggatcCGCCCCTtccacggccggcggcgaccggcgtcCGCGTCCTCGCCCCGTCGAGAGGGCGCACGTCAAGACGGtcctcgcggcggcgaaggaggccaTGGAGGCGTCTAGCCCAGAGACCCCTCTGGActacgccgccaccaccggatcCGGCGCGTCCTCCAGCGGCGACGAGTCGTCGCGGAAGCGGAaggcggcgccgggggcgggcggatccggcggcgcctcGTCGAGCGGCGACGAGGGGTGCAGCTCACCGGAGAAGCGGCCGTGcctggtcgccggcggcggcgctcagaCCGCCGCAGCGGCTAAAGCAGAG GGGGAAAAGTTTGCGGATTCGATGAACCGTAACGACGATGGCGTGCTTCTCTTCGACCTCAACGAATGTGTGGATAATTGCGAAGATTGGTCCTAA